CTTTAGGCATTTTAGGCACTCAGGGCACTTTTTTTTTACTAATTTTATATTCTGATTAAATTATTGAATTATGCATATAGCTATCGCAGGAAATATCGGATCGGGAAAAACAACTCTTGCCGGACTTCTGGCAAAACAATACGGGTGGATGGCTCATTATGAGGATGTTGATGACAATCCATACCTTAACGACTTTTATGAAGACATGCAGCGATGGTCGTTTAATCTTCAGATCTATTTTCTCAATTCACGCTTCAGCCAGATACTTGAAATAAGAAAATCTGATAAGACAATTATTCAGGACAGAACCATATACGAAGATGCCTATATTTTCGCTCCCAACCTTCATTCGATGGGTTTAATGTCGACTCGTGATTTTGACAATTACTCCACCCTCTTTAAGATGATGAGTTCGCTGGTTAAACCACCCGATTTACTCCTTTACCTGAGGGCATCTGTGCCAACACTTGTGAACCAGATCCAGAAAAGAGGAAGAGAATATGAGAGTTCTATACGTATCGACTACCTTAAAAGGCTTAATGAGAGATATGAAGCCTGGATGGAAACATATAATCTTGGAAAGGTACTGATCATAGAGGCTGACCATTATAACTTCCCTAATAACAATGCCCATCTCAGCGAAGTTATAGACAAAATCAATGCTGAGCTGCATGGTCTGTTTTAAAAATATTTGAATTTTTGCAATCTGTTTTCTAATTTTACTGTTCATCAGGCTGCAATACTGATGTCTGTAAATTTTATTTACGTACTAAACTGTTATTTATGAAAACTATTAAATCTTTATTGATCCTTTTTGTTGTTGTATTGCTATCTGCCGGGACATACGGTCAGACTGACCTTAACAAACAGGCACCCATTGACCCTCTAATAAAGACCGGGAAACTTAGTAACGGGCTTACTTATTTTATCCGCAATAATAAAGAACCGGAAAAGAGGGCA
The nucleotide sequence above comes from Bacteroidales bacterium. Encoded proteins:
- a CDS encoding deoxynucleoside kinase; the encoded protein is MHIAIAGNIGSGKTTLAGLLAKQYGWMAHYEDVDDNPYLNDFYEDMQRWSFNLQIYFLNSRFSQILEIRKSDKTIIQDRTIYEDAYIFAPNLHSMGLMSTRDFDNYSTLFKMMSSLVKPPDLLLYLRASVPTLVNQIQKRGREYESSIRIDYLKRLNERYEAWMETYNLGKVLIIEADHYNFPNNNAHLSEVIDKINAELHGLF